Proteins from a genomic interval of Debaryomyces hansenii CBS767 chromosome E complete sequence:
- a CDS encoding DEHA2E01573p (similar to uniprot|P25655 Saccharomyces cerevisiae YCR093W CDC39 Component of the CCR4-NOT complex, NOT1 General negative regulator of transcription subunit 1), whose translation MSFKELLLEIGPEHLLPEKLLPSFLQLKPTEIDQSIALILAEILIPGSQGLSNTNGGVTGLTLANNLPEANAKGAQLQACLRSIDSDFKFNIDWYKVFSHVQENLFDSSKRNLQPSVANITQLLSSLDFKVGIIDVFLNFDWWFSKTLLYILKTLDPQQGGYDVTASKNITLCFDNDDDNDNDNDDNKQPQQRRNILRFVNIGKLELLVLTKVSQQNQQTQNQVPEKERKLNIYLSQVFEHDYRVYPEYLIAAALTIVDKNTFIIDLIDTLFTLLMDSNTPALDKVLVKFKELDVQLALNKLIDYYTKRATPEAINKIVKTATKLDLIDELLEKLLPLNFKLGLTFAIDATNYGYDCKPIIQANFQDMQQRGPLCQSLLEILEARATQDYERSQQPQINNDLYKVLRIPVVYYLLENLKSSNGLIDADRLKNLQLSLLTTYPRLINFGCGHDEAILANGEEYNLFPPQVEQEMKSYYSKMYNKEMEIKDIVDMLVRMKVSDNPHDQDVFACMIHSLLDEYRFFSEYPLTALASTSLLFGALLQKDLIQGTTLTVALNFIWESCNQPQDSHLFKFAVQSLYNFKSRLHEYPIYCKHLLECQSLSAHAKMFQIVKDAANGIPCPESSAPSGSQPQSADGTGASTKTPENSAPLYQSITVSDKQIGSIQQEKPAESISDKLLFFVNNMTDDNLASKLPEIKDLLTENYFLWFANYLVADRAKAEPNNHKLYATLVETLDNAIFYEYVLNFSLKEAEHIIRNFKDSSIERVQLKNLGSWLGKITLANDRPLRRDQIALKFLLVESFDFKSLHLIIPFVCRILDQAQYSKIFNLPNPWLLGIIKVLAELYECADLKLNLKFEIEVLLNVFKKKLKDIEPSTIVRSHNPNPTALAAMFGIRPETVTLTSDMSRLALDSSEPFAPEGPNVQLQQLQLQQQGHAQGVPPALQQARGSIDEVTSAAGGTVPGQNAPTTTQLDTSFSTLIGNTIFTQNPNLRRAFQASLSRAVRECAVPILSRVSEAVLTTTEAMIRKDFACEPDVAKFRKGYQNLAYQLSHSMVVCSGRKILSETIEATMLQLLGNQINPNELPLAELSLAVQSNVDLCVEIVDKIAAGNISELIDEKMQKYILIREKRNPNEPFIEEGTSDYALKLPQPLGLKQDGLNASQLRIYETFGTNGPVANTDSNLSGQAPVQAVASTIPEASPAVMGAAVPVGQLTPQQQISLLQQEDTTASIDQLFTAITQNCEKAIQLLKDAKETQLAELTPEHPIMIALTHALTIAQSNALKYPELLLKAAQYTVNCLFTQGHENPMSNEIYVVVLDKLCEYSPSTAKDVTWWLVHSSDQRKFNMPVIFSLLRVQLVQPIKLDASIGRLINESNSPVVAKFAANLLLNVFSSEELRPIALRSEFGFTLDALSKYDGDDSTEEHKLAKQARDNLFELLDKSALPSSTATETQPELYGQMGYIFAEWIKLLAHGDNSESLQSQFIESLLHNEILTDPDYFEIFFKAATEISVTSFATEHELRTRTQRETYLAVDALAILIVKIVLSFEKEHSYEALEYLKNIIGIVILVLTNDHETFKGSWNERAYFRIFSSLLCTWNDASMLDEKATIHLDDQFYPFIGEVFNSLQPIVYPGFTFAWIFLVSHRMFLPRLLELPERRGYSIVVKLLTGILKFESIYSKDEFVQHDVINVIFKAINRIFTGLAHDYPEFLVECHYQLVTAIPDNYIQLKNIILSATPSNIPVIDPFTQGLKVERLPEIHDSPVIAYKPVEDLVKVGLKKPVDNFLRIPAPALMRSIYTGMKLNHPRDSADFGFDTVHYNVKLINTLVLHVGISAVADRLPNNRGFNTKSSNVTLLVDLMNHGSSEFKFHLINAIANQLRYPNSHTHWFIGIILHFFSSNSIWGSAATKTTVQELITRVLLERHIVNKPHPWGLTIVFTELVKNGDYGFFDLPFVKAAPNELKVVFEALARNVKGGVPLPAQSATQSHPSSLSEAPAS comes from the coding sequence ATGTcattcaaagaattattacTCGAAATTGGCCCAGAACATTTGTTGCCTGAGAAGTTATTGCCATCCTTCTTACAATTGAAGCCGACTGAAATAGATCAAAGTATTGCTTTAATATTGGCAGAAATTTTGATTCCCGGATCTCAAGGGTTATCAAATACTAATGGTGGTGTCACCGGTTTAACGTTAGCTAACAATTTGCCGGAAGCCAACGCTAAGGGTGCACAATTACAGGCATGCTTACGTTCGATTGATTCGGATTTTAAGTTTAATATAGACTGGTATAAAGTTTTTTCTCatgttcaagaaaatttatttgattcatcCAAAAGAAATCTTCAACCATCTGTTGCAAATATCACTCAACTTTTGTCATCCTTGGATTTCAAAGTCGGTATTATAGACgtctttttgaattttgattGGTGGTTTAGTAAAACGTTgttatatattttaaaaacTTTGGATCCACAGCAAGGTGGTTATGATGTGACTGCGCTGAAAAACATAACACTTTGCTTTGATAACGACGACgataatgataacgataatgATGACAACAAACAACCgcaacaaagaagaaatatcttaCGTTTTGTTAACATTGgtaaattagaattattggttTTGACTAAGGTTtctcaacaaaatcaacaaaCACAAAATCAGGTTCCagaaaaggaaagaaagttaaatatttatttaagtCAGGTATTTGAACATGATTATCGTGTATACCCGGAATACTTAATCGCTGCAGCATTAACTATTGTGGACAAGAACACTTTTATCATTGACTTAATAGATACATTGTTCACGTTATTGATGGACAGTAATACACCAGCATTGGATAAAGTATTGGTTAAGTTCAAGGAATTAGATGTTCAGTTGGctcttaataaattaatcgATTATTACACCAAAAGGGCAACACCGGAAGCAATTAACAAAATTGTTAAAACAGCTACGAAGTTAGACTTGATTGATGAATTACTTGAGAAACTCTTACCTTTGAATTTTAAGTTGGGATTAACATTTGCGATCGATGCCACTAATTATGGATATGATTGTAAGCCAATTATTCAAGCCAATTTTCAAGACATGCAACAAAGAGGCCCACTCTGTCAATCATTGTTGGAAATTTTAGAGGCTAGGGCTACCCAAGATTACGAGCGAAGCCAACAGCCACAGATTAATAATGATCTTTACAAGGTATTGAGGATTCCAGTCGTATATTACTTGttggaaaatttgaaatctaGTAATGGTCTAATTGATGCAGAtagattgaaaaatttgcaATTACTGCTCTTAACCACTTATCCGAGacttattaattttggttGTGGTCACGATGAAGCTATTTTAGCGAATGGTGAAGAGTATAACTTATTTCCTCCTCAAGTAGAACAGGAAATGAAATCTTATTATTCTAAGATGTACAACAAAGAAATGgaaattaaagatattGTCGACATGCTAGTTCGCATGAAAGTAAGTGACAATCCACACGATCAAGATGTATTCGCATGTATGATTCATTCTTTACTTGATGAGTATAGATTTTTTTCAGAGTATCCGTTAACTGCATTGGCATCTACCTCGCTCTTATTTGGTGCTTTATTACAAAAAGATTTGATTCAGGGTACCACTCTAACGGTTGCACTAAACTTTATCTGGGAATCATGCAATCAACCACAAGATTCacatttattcaaatttgcAGTTCAATCTTTGTACAACTTCAAGTCTAGGTTACATGAATATCCAATTTATTGTAAGCATTTATTAGAATGTCAATCCTTATCAGCTCATGCCAAGATGTTTCAAATAGTAAAAGATGCAGCTAATGGAATTCCATGTCCCGAGTCGTCTGCTCCATCAGGCAGTCAACCTCAATCTGCGGATGGTACTGGCGCATCAACAAAAACGCCAGAAAATTCGGCACCATTATATCAATCTATTACCGTTTCAGACAAGCAAATAGGTTCGATTCAGCAAGAAAAGCCAGCTGAAAGTATTTCAGACAAATTGTTATTCTTCGTCAATAATATGACTGATGATAATTTGGCATCTAAATTGCCtgaaatcaaagatttGTTAACAGAAAATTACTTCTTATGGTTTGCCAATTACTTAGTTGCGGATAGAGCGAAGGCAGAGCCAAATAATCATAAGCTATATGCTACGCTTGTTGAGACTTTGGACAATGCAATTTTCTACGAATATGTATTAAATTTCTCTTTGAAAGAAGCTGAGCACATAATCAGGAATTTTAAGGATTCATCCATTGAAAGAGTTcagttgaagaatttagGTTCTTGGCTTGGTAAAATTACTTTAGCCAATGATAGACCTTTGAGAAGAGATCAAATTGCATTAAAGTTCTTATTAGTTGaatcttttgatttcaagTCTTTGCACTTAATTATTCCATTTGTTTGTAGAATTTTGGACCAAGCTcaatattccaaaattttcaatcttcCTAACCCCTGGTTGCTAGGGATAATCAAAGTCTTAGCAGAACTTTATGAATGTGCggatttgaaattaaatttaaaatttgaaattgaagttttattaaatgtatTTAAAAAGAAGCTCAAAGATATCGAACCATCAACTATAGTTAGAAGTCATAACCCAAACCCTACTGCATTAGCGGCTATGTTTGGTATCCGCCCTGAGACGGTCACTTTAACAAGCGATATGTCAAGGTTGGCACTTGATTCTTCAGAGCCTTTCGCTCCAGAGGGACCAAATGTGCAGTTACAACAGCTACAATTACAACAACAAGGACATGCTCAAGGTGTTCCTCCTGCTCTTCAACAGGCCAGAGGAAGTATTGATGAAGTTACATCTGCAGCGGGTGGAACTGTTCCAGGTCAAAATGCTCCAACTACGACACAGTTGGATACTTCATTTAGTACATTAATTGGTAATACAATCTTCACTCAGAATCCTAACTTGAGACGCGCATTTCAAGCTTCATTATCCCGTGCTGTTCGTGAATGTGCAGTTCCTATTTTGAGTAGAGTCTCTGAAGCAGTGTTAACTACTACAGAAGCTATGATCAGAAAGGATTTTGCTTGTGAGCCAGATGTTGCCAAATTCCGCAAGGGTTATCAAAACTTAGCCTATCAATTGTCCCATAGTATGGTTGTTTGCAGCGGGCGCAAAATATTAAGTGAAACTATCGAAGCAACTATGTTACAACTTCTTGGCAATCAAATCAACCCTAATGAGTTACCATTAGCGGAATTGTCATTGGCTGTCCAAAGCAATGTTGATTTATGCGTAGAGATTGTGGATAAAATTGCAGCTGGTAATATAAGCGAATTAATCGATGAAAAAATgcagaaatatattttgattcgTGAGAAGCGCAATCCAAACGAGCCTTTTATAGAAGAAGGCACATCTGATTATGCTTTAAAGTTACCACAACCATTGGGGTTGAAACAAGATGGTCTTAATGCCAGTCAATTAAGAATATATGAAACTTTTGGTACAAATGGACCGGTAGCGAATACTGATTCGAATTTGAGTGGACAGGCTCCTGTTCAAGCTGTTGCTAGTACTATTCCTGAAGCATCGCCAGCAGTTATGGGTGCTGCAGTTCCTGTCGGACAATTAACTCCTCAACAGCAAATATCACTTTTACAACAAGAAGACACAACTGCTTCCATTGATCAACTCTTTACAGCAATAACACAGAATTGTGAAAAGGcaattcaattattaaaagatgCAAAGGAGACACAATTGGCAGAACTTACACCTGAGCACCCAATTATGATTGCTTTGACACATGCTTTAACTATAGCTCAAAGTAATGCATTGAAATATCCcgaattattattgaaggCGGCACAATATACTGTTAATTGTCTTTTTACGCAAGGACATGAAAACCCAATGagtaatgaaatttatgTTGTTGTTTTAGATAAGTTATGTGAATACTCCCCTTCTACGGCTAAAGATGTTACTTGGTGGCTTGTACATTCTTCAGATCAAAGGAAATTTAACATGCCTGttattttttcattattgagAGTTCAATTAGTTCAACCAATCAAATTAGATGCTTCAATTGGAAGGCTAATTAATGAGTCGAACAGTCCAGTTGTAGCTAAATTTGCTgctaatttattattgaatgttTTCAGTTCAGAGGAATTAAGACCGATTGCTTTAAGGTCAGAATTTGGCTTCACTTTGGATGCATTATCTAAATATGATGGTGATGATTCAACAGAAGAACATAAATTGGCTAAACAAGCTCGTGACAacttatttgaattattagacaAGTCAGCGCTTCCTTCATCAACGGCGACAGAAACACAGCCTGAGCTTTACGGTCAAATGGGCTATATATTCGCAGAATGGATCAAGTTATTGGCCCATGGCGACAATAGTGAATCGTTGCAATCTCAATTCATTGAAAGCTTATTGCATAACGAAATTTTAACGGATCCAGATTACTTTGAGATTTTTTTCAAGGCTGCTACTGAAATTTCTGTTACATCTTTTGCTACAGAACATGAATTAAGAACTAGAACGCAACGTGAAACTTACCTTGCTGTTGATGCATTGGCAATTCTAATTGTAAAGATAGTGTTAAGCTTTGAAAAGGAGCATTCTTATGAAGcacttgaatatttgaaaaatattatcGGAATAGTTATTTTGGTGTTGACGAATGATCATGAAACATTCAAAGGAAGCTGGAACGAGCGTGCTTACTTTAGAATTTTCTCGTCCTTATTATGCACTTGGAACGACGCTTCAATGTTAGACGAAAAGGCTACTATCCACTTAGATGATCAATTTTATCCGTTCATCGGCGAAGTTTTCAACTCACTTCAACCTATTGTCTATCCTGGGTTTACCTTTGCTTGGATATTCTTGGTTAGTCACAGAATGTTTTTACCAAGATTGCTTGAATTACCAGAAAGACGTGGCTACAGCATTGTTGTCAAGTTATTGACAGGTATTTTGAAGTTTGAATCTATTTATTCGAAAGACGAATTTGTTCAGCATGATGTTATTAATGTTATTTTTAAAGCAATTAATCGAATCTTTACTGGTTTGGCTCATGACTATCCTGAATTCTTGGTAGAAtgtcattatcaattaGTAACAGCTATTCCTGATAATTACATTcagttgaaaaatataattttgtCAGCTACTCCGTCGAATATTCCCGTTATCGATCCTTTTACTCAAGGCTTAAAGGTAGAAAGATTACCTGAAATACACGATTCGCCAGTTATTGCATACAAGCCGGTTGAAGACTTAGTCAAGGTTGGTTTGAAAAAACCAGTTGATAACTTCTTGCGTATTCCAGCACCTGCTTTAATGAGAAGTATATATACTGGCATGAAATTAAACCACCCTAGAGATCTGGCTGATTTTGGATTCGATACTGTTCACTACAATgtaaaattgattaatacTTTGGTATTACACGTTGGTATATCAGCAGTTGCGGATAGATTACCAAATAATAGGGGATTCAATACTAAATCATCGAATGTGACGTTATTGGTGGATTTAATGAACCATGGTTCTCTGGAATTCAAgtttcatttaataaatgcCATTGCTAACCAATTGCGTTATCCAAACAGCCATACCCATTGGTTCATTGGAATCATTTTACATTTCTTTAGCTCAAACTCCATTTGGGGTTCTGCTGCTACCAAGACTACAGTACAAGAATTGATTACTAGAGTTTTATTAGAGAGACATATTGTCAACAAGCCTCATCCTTGGGGCTTAACCATCGTATTTACGGAATTGGTAAAGAACGGTGACTACGGCTTCTTTGATTTGCCATTTGTTAAGGCCGCGCCTAATGAATTAAAGGTGGTTTTTGAAGCTTTGGCAAGAAACGTCAAAGGTGGCGTACCATTACCGGCTCAATCGGCCACTCAATCACAcccttcttcattatcggAAGCTCCTGCTTCTTGA
- a CDS encoding DEHA2E01584p (no similarity) encodes MNMSFSVDWESLLEFEESLSSSFSKTNALLLHNLELKIESNRTSSNYDLPANDYGIEKLENDMKDYDYCSDEFTTCSNCGQSLYDNSAYKNCCKKFVSFQGVISSSLEKSFWISFINNPSSTINTLPNYTELLFLRQGLPFQLRSTIWKKLFLISQGNVIPETSRLVFDNFQHSYSLEISKQISKDLSRTFPLVEFFKNEETINNLSTILNVYANYDVELGYCQGLLFLVGVLYYHFKSDSTLTFHALVTIMESEPELHDIFTSTTMSYTLNKWKFEFSAILREIDNELYEHLNKFVDMQVFLYQWWLSFISSHTPDLSIVNRVMDFCLLQGWKTGMFKISLGLLLVNKPILMTLDTGDEEVIYQHLLNESKWGIAVKDLNAFFGDLLLSWDDSIFMELPKYEETLFPKPIKSHKRTSSAMMSKFKNLSINLSRNRSNSSSSQVDRYASSERLSSGYSAVSVFSSKSVNRIDNNSELDSIYSDITTNSELSSSPPKSFSEHLKIPYYTKFSKHEQMLEDNESTDINNGLIDDNIRLKILLKRAYDMINDNEPEASALKCEISQLI; translated from the coding sequence ATGAATATGTCTTTCAGTGTTGATTGGgaatcattattagaattcGAAGAATCGCTTagttcttcattttctaagACTAATGCTTTGTTGCTACACAATTTAGAGTTAAAGATAGAGCTGAATAGGACGAGCAGTAATTATGATTTGCCTGCAAATGATTATGggattgaaaaattggaaaacgATATGAAGGACTATGACTACTGTTCTGACGAGTTTACAACGTGTTCTAACTGTGGTCAATCCTTATACGATAATTCAGCTTATAAGAATTGTTGCAAAAAGTTTGTTTCATTCCAAGGGGTTATTTCATCAAGTCTTGAAAAATCGTTTTGGATCTCATTCATTAACAATCCTAGCAGCACAATAAACACATTGCCTAACTATACAGAGTTGCTATTTTTAAGGCAAGGGTTACCATTTCAACTTAGGTCAACGATatggaagaaattattcTTGATAAGTCAAGGCAATGTTATACCTGAAACATCGAGGTTGGTCTTTGACAATTTCCAGCATTCATATAGCCTAGAAATCTCGAAGCAAATCAGTAAGGATTTATCGCGTACGTTCCCCTTGGTCGAGTTTTTcaagaatgaagaaactATTAATAACTTATCGACGATTCTTAACGTTTATGCGAACTATGATGTGGAATTAGGATATTGTCAGggattattatttttagtTGGGGTTTTATATTACCATTTTAAAAGTGACAGTACTTTAACGTTTCATGCATTGGTGACTATTATGGAATCGGAGCCCGAACTCCACGATATTTTCACTTCGACTACCATGTCTTATACCTTGAATAAATGGAAGTTTGAGTTTTCAGCTATATTGCGGGAGATCGACAACGAATTATATGAGCATTTAAATAAGTTTGTGGACATGCAAGTGTTCCTCTACCAATGGTGGTTATCGTTCATATCGAGTCATACACCGGATTTATCTATAGTCAACAGAGTAATGGATTTCTGCCTCCTTCAAGGCTGGAAAACTGGAATGTTTAAAATCTCATTAGGTTTACTTTTAGTAAATAAGCCCATTTTAATGACTCTTGATACAGGCGATGAAGAGGTTATTTATCAGCATTTATTGAACGAGAGCAAATGGGGTATAGCTGTCAAGGACTTGAATGCTTTTTTTGGCGATTTACTATTGTCTTGGGATGATTCTATATTCATGGAGCTACCTaaatatgaagaaacaTTGTTCCCAAAGCCTATCAAATCCCACAAAAGAACTTCATCTGCAATGATGAGTAAATTTAAGAActtatcaatcaatttatcGAGAAATAGATCCAATTCTAGTAGCTCTCAAGTTGATAGATATGCTTCGTCTGAAAGACTTCTGTCTGGGTATTCGGCAGTTTCTGtgttttcttcaaagcTGGTTAACAGGATAGATAACAATAGTGAATTGGATTCCATATATTCTGATATTACGACAAACAGTGAATTATCTTCACTGCCACCTAAGTCATTCAGTGAACATTTGAAGATTCCATACTATACTAAATTCCTGAAACACGAACAAATGCTTGAAGATAACGAATCTACAGACATCAATAATGGACTTATTGATGACAACATACGTTTGAAGATCTTATTAAAAAGAGCCTACGACAtgattaatgataatgaaccTGAAGCTTCTGCTTTGAAATGTGAAATTTCTCAACTTATTtaa
- a CDS encoding DEHA2E01606p (weakly similar to uniprot|P40206 Saccharomyces cerevisiae YMR132C JLP2) has translation MVYYFKAEVQSEKGSSEYDDFALGPEEDNAEAVIFMGKDKFENEHLLKHSHPKNIWFHVDNHSSAHLYLQLSNEDQLLTFDALKINESVLKQLAQLTKANSIKANKLNNITIIYTPVDNLYTDGSMDAGTVTFHNPKKVKRILVAKKENAIVNKLNRTKYEITTEEFIKNQQALQRQYLTDKKNRERELQNQERELAKQYEDQKKRNTDPYADLFSEQNKDLNSNEFRNENWVEEEFW, from the coding sequence ATGGTTTATTACTTCAAGGCAGAAGTCCAATCTGAAAAGGGATCAAGTGAATACGATGATTTTGCTCTTGGAcctgaagaagataatgcGGAAGCAGTGATATTTATGGGTAAggataaatttgaaaatgaacaCTTACTAAAGCATTCACATCCTAAGAATATCTGGTTTCATGTTGACAACCATTCGTCGGctcatttatatttacaattatcTAATGAAGACCAGTTGTTGACTTTTGATgcattgaaaataaatgagAGCGTTTTAAAGCAACTTGCACAGTTGACCAAGGCCAACTCTATTAAAGCGAATAAGCTAAATAACATCACGATCATATACACACCAGTGGATAATTTGTACACAGACGGCTCAATGGACGCAGGAACTGTTACATTCCACAATCCTAAGAAGGTGAAGAGAATTCTAGTCGCTAAGAAGGAAAATGCCATAgtgaacaaattgaatagGACAAAGTATGAAATAACGACTGAGGAATTCATCAAGAACCAGCAGGCATTGCAAAGACAGTATCTCACAGACAAGAAGAACagagaaagagaattgCAGAATCAGGAACGAGAGTTAGCTAAGCAATATGAGGAccaaaagaagagaaataCCGATCCGTATGCTGACCTTTTTTCAGAGCAAAACAAAGATTTGAATAGTAATGAATTTCGTAACGAGAATTGggttgaagaagaattctGGTAG
- a CDS encoding DEHA2E01628p (similar to uniprot|Q01519 Saccharomyces cerevisiae YLR038C COX12 Subunit VIb of cytochrome c oxidase which is the terminal member of the mitochondrial inner membrane electron transport chain), with protein MALDPENFKFETPQFDPRFPNQNQTKHCAQAYVDYHKCINAKGEEFEPCQIFWKTFTSLCPVDWVDKWNDQREAGKFPINLD; from the coding sequence ATGGCTCTCGACCCAGAAAACTTTAAGTTTGAAACTCCACAATTTGATCCAAGATTCccaaatcaaaatcaaaccaAGCATTGTGCTCAAGCGTACGTTGATTACCACAAGTGTATCAATGCCAAAGGAGAAGAATTCGAGCCATGCCAAATTTTCTGGAAAACTTTCACCTCGTTATGTCCAGTTGATTGGGTTGACAAATGGAATGACCAAAGGGAAGCAGGTAAATTTCCAATTAACTTAGATTAA
- a CDS encoding DEHA2E01650p (weakly similar to CA0937|IPF19892 Candida albicans IPF19892) — MSANVIETDEDISKDIFEEEKNLFEVESHVLYQKIIGSKEPQTITSKNIAIINKNDSIKTRVTHIINLLQSQTKPVLIAGKSKAISKMLTVSELSKSTIRNDHPTIQLKQYNKLTKQSSLNNPNYKQTNRTVKQRNNVDNFMNDASINGHKIYQLPILYILFVPKDDSSLELSGWTHQDN; from the coding sequence ATGTCTGCTAATGTAATAGAAACCGACGAGGACATCTCGAAGGAcatttttgaagaagagaagaatttatttgaagtCGAATCTCATGTCCTATACCAAAAAATTATCGGATCCAAAGAACCCCAAACCATCACCAGCAAGAATATAGcgataataaataaaaacgATTCCATTAAGACCAGGGTTACTCACATAATAAATCTCTTGCAATCGCAGACAAAACCTGTTCTAATTGCGGGTAAATCAAAAGCAATTTCGAAGATGCTTACTGTCAGCGAACTACTGAAATCCACCATACGAAACGATCACCCTACGATACAATTAAAACAATACAATAAACTAACGAAGCAATCTTCGCTAAATAATCCAAACTACAAACAAACAAATAGAACGGTCAAACAAAGAAACAACGTTGATAACTTCATGAACGACGCAAGCATCAATGGtcataaaatatatcaattgcCTATACtctatattttatttgtacCAAAAGATGATTCTAGCTTAGAATTGAGTGGTTGGACCCACCAAGataattaa